One window of the Actinomycetota bacterium genome contains the following:
- the folK gene encoding 2-amino-4-hydroxy-6-hydroxymethyldihydropteridine diphosphokinase: MPKAYLSLGSNIGDRRAYLRAAIKILKNHKDVEIRNISGIYEAEPEGYVSQRKFYNIAIEVETILSPMELLRACQFVEEFLKRKRKIKWGPRTIDIDILLYGSQEIKGKELVIPHPLMCQRAFMLMPLLEIAPDAKFPSGLPVSSCLDSLSAPFNAIRIGNLE, translated from the coding sequence ATGCCGAAGGCGTACCTGAGTTTGGGATCAAATATTGGTGATCGAAGGGCGTACCTCAGAGCCGCCATTAAGATCCTCAAAAATCACAAAGATGTAGAAATTCGGAATATCTCCGGAATTTATGAAGCTGAACCGGAGGGGTATGTATCTCAGCGGAAGTTCTATAATATTGCCATTGAGGTCGAGACCATCCTCTCCCCGATGGAACTCTTACGGGCATGCCAGTTTGTGGAGGAATTTCTGAAGAGGAAACGGAAGATTAAGTGGGGTCCTCGGACGATAGATATCGATATCCTCCTTTATGGCTCTCAGGAGATCAAGGGGAAAGAACTCGTTATCCCACATCCTCTAATGTGCCAGCGTGCATTCATGCTCATGCCCCTTTTAGAGATCGCACCGGATGCCAAATTTCCATCGGGACTACCCGTGAGTAGTTGCCTCGATTCTTTATCCGCCCCTTTTAATGCGATAAGGATTGGAAATTTAGAATAA
- the folP gene encoding dihydropteroate synthase → MSNARILSIKDIAQIKEEFRKIGVDPKGIEIMSPKAIHQLVKLEDMDVRAANIIKQEMLSRGGDAAISRGVYDLKAEKSDIILMGTLKQFKEVCEKLTEQPFELSKIASEIEEVLLNFRSPYHTLKAGGYVLDLSQRTYIMGVLNVTPDSFSDGGKFCRLDKAVEHGLRMVEEGADIIDVGGESTRPGAEPVSLDQELERVIPVIELLASQIDKPISIDTYKCEVARRALDAGASIVNDISGLRADEAMVKLVAERCTPVVIMHMRGTPRDMQINPQYKCVMGEIISFLRERAQIAIKAGIPKENIIVDPGIGFGKTREHNLEIMRRLPELKSLGYPILIGTSRKSFIGFTLDLPVEERLEGTAATVAYAIAQGANIVRVHDVKDMVRVVRMTDAMISL, encoded by the coding sequence ATGAGTAATGCAAGGATACTTTCGATCAAGGATATTGCCCAGATAAAAGAGGAGTTCAGGAAGATTGGCGTCGATCCCAAAGGCATCGAGATCATGAGCCCAAAGGCCATTCACCAACTGGTGAAGCTCGAGGACATGGATGTAAGAGCGGCCAATATCATCAAACAGGAGATGCTTTCCCGGGGTGGAGATGCCGCCATCTCCCGAGGTGTATATGATCTTAAAGCGGAGAAAAGCGACATCATCCTCATGGGGACATTGAAGCAGTTTAAGGAGGTTTGCGAAAAGCTCACCGAGCAACCCTTTGAGCTTTCAAAAATTGCCTCTGAAATTGAAGAAGTCCTCCTAAATTTTCGATCGCCATATCATACCTTAAAAGCCGGTGGATATGTCCTTGACCTTTCGCAACGTACCTACATTATGGGTGTATTGAACGTTACACCAGATTCCTTTTCGGATGGAGGCAAATTTTGCCGGTTGGATAAGGCGGTTGAACATGGCTTAAGAATGGTCGAGGAGGGAGCGGATATCATCGATGTGGGCGGGGAATCTACCCGTCCTGGTGCGGAGCCGGTAAGTTTGGATCAAGAGCTTGAAAGGGTCATCCCCGTGATCGAGTTGCTTGCCTCTCAAATAGATAAACCCATATCCATAGATACCTATAAATGCGAGGTCGCTCGTCGAGCTTTAGATGCGGGGGCTTCCATTGTGAACGACATCAGTGGACTTCGAGCCGATGAAGCTATGGTCAAATTGGTGGCTGAGAGATGTACCCCCGTCGTGATCATGCATATGCGGGGCACACCGCGAGATATGCAGATAAATCCACAGTATAAGTGCGTGATGGGTGAGATAATCTCCTTCTTGAGAGAAAGAGCACAAATTGCCATAAAGGCCGGGATTCCAAAGGAGAATATCATTGTAGATCCCGGAATAGGATTTGGAAAAACCCGGGAGCACAATTTGGAGATCATGCGTAGATTACCTGAGCTTAAAAGCCTTGGTTATCCCATTTTAATAGGTACCTCTCGCAAATCCTTCATCGGTTTTACGTTGGATTTGCCAGTGGAAGAAAGGTTGGAAGGCACTGCAGCCACAGTCGCTTATGCAATTGCTCAAGGAGCAAATATCGTGCGGGTTCACGATGTGAAAGATATGGTCAGGGTGGTCAGGATGACCGATGCCATGATAAGTCTGTAG
- the folE gene encoding GTP cyclohydrolase I FolE yields the protein MDRKKIEQGVRLILEGIGEDLNRPGLKDTPARVASMYEEIFAGLTQDPKGVIQITLAENHDEIVLVKDIPLYSVCEHHLIPFVGKAHVAYIPGGSRRITGISKLARVVEVLAKRPQLQERLTTSIADALVSALNPLGVLVIVEAEHLCMSMRGVRKPGSLTVTSAVRGIFRTNEASRAEALSLIKS from the coding sequence ATGGATAGAAAAAAGATTGAGCAGGGAGTCCGCTTAATTTTAGAGGGAATTGGCGAGGATCTAAATAGACCAGGGCTTAAGGATACTCCAGCTAGAGTAGCCAGTATGTATGAAGAGATATTCGCTGGTTTGACCCAGGATCCAAAGGGAGTCATTCAAATAACTCTTGCCGAGAATCACGATGAAATAGTCCTAGTTAAGGACATTCCTCTTTATTCAGTCTGCGAACATCACCTCATACCCTTCGTAGGCAAAGCACATGTTGCTTACATCCCTGGAGGGAGCAGGAGGATCACTGGAATCAGTAAGCTAGCCAGGGTCGTAGAGGTATTGGCCAAAAGACCCCAGCTCCAAGAGCGCCTCACGACTTCCATCGCCGATGCCTTGGTCTCGGCTTTAAATCCTTTAGGTGTTCTCGTAATTGTAGAAGCTGAGCATCTCTGCATGAGCATGAGGGGAGTACGTAAACCCGGTTCTCTGACCGTCACTTCAGCTGTGCGAGGCATTTTCCGCACCAATGAAGCTTCCCGCGCCGAAGCACTATCCCTTATTAAAAGCTAA
- the ftsH gene encoding ATP-dependent zinc metalloprotease FtsH, with amino-acid sequence MKRFFKSAAFYFLIVILILFLAQSYLFNQKPTQKLTLNKFIAQVEAGKVKEVKILDKDHIIKGKLQNGTQFEVSYPESYNISEVLLKHKVSTQVDPQKETVWWLILSNLLPFILILAIWVFMLQQMQGGGSKVMSFGKARAKMMTKDMPKVTFNDVAGLDEAVEELQEIKEFLANPGKFRALGAKIPKGVLLYGPPGAGKTLLARAIAGEAGVPFFSISGSDFVEMFVGVGASRVRDLFNQAKTSAPCIVFLDEIDAVGRHRGAGLGGGHDEREQTLNQLLVEMDGFDIRDNVILIAATNRPDILDPALLRPGRFDRQVVVDRPDLKGRVGILKVHTRDKPLSKDVDLEVLARRTPGFTGADLANLVNEAALLAARHGKKYIDMEELEESIDRVIAGPERRTKLISDKEKEIIAYHEAGHALVAHILPNTDPVHKISIIPRGRALGYTLTLPTEDRYLVTKSELTDELAMLLGGRVAEEIIFQDITTGAQDDLEKTTKIARQMICEYGMSQKLGPLTLGQKQDQVFLGRDFASHPDYSQEVAYEIDKEIKRIVDEAWTKARTILQENCEKLDKIANTLIERETLEKEELVRLLEGVEEPVPQMEQTAEEQKSESVRAERRESGLKKVPGKLRPVES; translated from the coding sequence TTGAAGAGGTTTTTCAAGAGCGCAGCTTTTTACTTCCTGATTGTAATTCTCATTCTGTTCCTAGCCCAAAGTTACCTCTTCAATCAGAAGCCCACTCAGAAATTGACTCTGAATAAGTTCATCGCTCAGGTTGAAGCGGGTAAGGTAAAGGAAGTAAAAATCTTAGACAAGGATCATATAATCAAAGGAAAGTTACAGAACGGCACTCAATTTGAGGTCTCCTACCCTGAAAGCTACAACATCTCAGAGGTATTGCTCAAGCACAAAGTTTCAACTCAGGTTGATCCCCAAAAAGAGACTGTATGGTGGCTGATTCTTTCCAATCTTCTTCCCTTCATCTTAATCCTCGCCATCTGGGTATTCATGCTCCAGCAGATGCAGGGTGGGGGAAGCAAGGTTATGTCCTTTGGCAAGGCTCGGGCGAAGATGATGACCAAGGATATGCCCAAGGTAACCTTCAATGACGTCGCCGGGCTTGATGAAGCGGTGGAGGAACTTCAAGAGATAAAGGAATTCTTGGCCAATCCCGGAAAGTTTCGAGCACTAGGGGCTAAAATACCCAAGGGAGTGCTCCTATATGGACCGCCCGGTGCAGGCAAGACGCTCCTGGCTCGCGCGATTGCCGGTGAAGCTGGCGTTCCCTTCTTCAGCATCAGCGGCTCCGATTTCGTTGAGATGTTCGTCGGCGTGGGCGCATCCAGAGTGCGGGATCTCTTTAATCAAGCAAAGACCAGTGCTCCCTGCATCGTCTTCTTGGATGAAATAGACGCCGTGGGACGCCATCGAGGAGCTGGTCTCGGCGGAGGTCATGATGAACGTGAACAGACCCTTAATCAGCTCCTTGTGGAGATGGATGGTTTTGATATCAGAGATAACGTGATACTCATCGCCGCAACAAACCGTCCCGACATCCTGGATCCGGCTCTGTTAAGACCAGGTAGGTTCGATCGCCAGGTCGTGGTCGATCGTCCCGATCTTAAGGGTAGAGTAGGGATACTCAAGGTCCATACCAGGGATAAGCCTCTTTCAAAGGATGTCGATCTCGAAGTTTTAGCTAGACGAACCCCTGGATTTACCGGAGCGGATCTGGCTAACCTGGTGAACGAAGCGGCACTTCTCGCTGCACGCCATGGCAAGAAATATATAGATATGGAGGAACTCGAAGAGTCTATAGACAGGGTGATTGCTGGACCTGAACGGAGAACGAAGCTAATTAGTGATAAAGAGAAAGAGATAATAGCCTATCATGAAGCCGGACATGCTCTGGTGGCACACATCTTGCCGAATACGGACCCCGTCCATAAAATCTCCATAATCCCACGTGGAAGAGCGTTGGGGTATACTTTGACTCTGCCCACGGAGGATAGATATTTGGTTACCAAATCGGAGCTCACCGATGAGCTGGCAATGCTGTTGGGCGGGCGCGTTGCCGAAGAGATTATCTTCCAAGATATAACCACGGGTGCTCAAGACGATTTGGAGAAAACCACCAAAATTGCTCGGCAGATGATCTGCGAGTACGGTATGAGTCAAAAACTCGGTCCATTGACCCTTGGTCAAAAGCAGGATCAGGTCTTTTTGGGTAGGGATTTCGCATCCCATCCCGATTATAGCCAGGAAGTCGCCTACGAAATTGATAAGGAAATCAAACGTATCGTGGACGAAGCTTGGACTAAGGCTAGAACGATACTCCAAGAGAATTGCGAAAAGCTCGATAAAATCGCTAACACGCTCATAGAGAGGGAGACTCTTGAGAAGGAGGAGCTAGTTAGACTCCTTGAGGGTGTTGAAGAACCCGTTCCCCAAATGGAGCAAACTGCTGAAGAACAGAAATCGGAAAGCGTCAGGGCGGAGCGGAGGGAATCCGGCTTAAAAAAGGTACCTGGTAAACTAAGACCCGTTGAGAGTTAA
- the tilS gene encoding tRNA lysidine(34) synthetase TilS: MKTLSDERHPLERKVLATIEKYDMLKSGDRVLVAVSGGPDSVALLYILTALCGELGLKLHVFHLNHMMRKESEEDALFVQKLAERLECPSTILSFDVPAYMRKERLSPEEAAREVRYRLLEKVGREIKANRIALGHHADDQVETFLMRLLRGSGQEGLRGMLPVRGEYIRPLIESTRDEIQEYCGEKGIEFRLDLSNLDTSYLRNKVRHQLIPALERYNPNFKGVILKTMEILSEEQDLLDEIAEEKFNEVAVIEKDLVKLSCKRIQKLPLAIQRRVLRRGIQLVKGNLRGIEFKHLEGILGYVSGKLPHLQMDLPGRLVALSEYDALIITLKEKLKVPKVPRVLLNIPGVIDIPSLGIRIRAEFKDAKGEIILKEDKKAYLDADKLKPPLILRTRIPGDSFRPLGMEGEKKLQDFFVDEKVPRRLRDRIPILQGKDHILWVIGYRIDDRAKVNRGTKTILKLEVEDLE, translated from the coding sequence ATGAAAACTCTTTCGGATGAAAGGCATCCTTTGGAACGAAAGGTGCTGGCGACCATCGAAAAATACGATATGCTTAAGAGCGGTGATAGGGTTCTGGTGGCCGTCTCCGGTGGACCGGACTCCGTTGCCTTGCTCTACATTCTAACTGCTCTGTGCGGTGAACTGGGATTGAAGCTTCATGTATTCCATCTAAACCACATGATGCGCAAAGAATCAGAAGAGGATGCCCTTTTCGTCCAAAAATTGGCTGAAAGGCTGGAATGTCCCTCTACCATTCTCTCCTTTGACGTACCAGCATATATGAGAAAAGAGCGTCTTTCCCCCGAGGAGGCAGCTCGTGAGGTCAGATATAGATTGCTGGAAAAGGTCGGTCGAGAGATAAAAGCCAATAGGATTGCCCTTGGACACCATGCCGATGACCAGGTTGAGACCTTTCTCATGAGGCTCCTACGGGGATCGGGACAGGAAGGCCTAAGGGGGATGCTTCCGGTGAGGGGTGAATACATTCGTCCCTTGATTGAATCAACCCGAGACGAAATTCAGGAATATTGCGGAGAAAAGGGGATAGAATTTCGACTGGACCTATCGAATCTCGATACCTCTTATTTGCGGAATAAGGTTCGCCATCAGCTCATTCCGGCTCTGGAGCGGTATAATCCAAATTTTAAAGGGGTTATCCTTAAAACCATGGAGATTTTAAGTGAGGAACAAGACCTCCTCGATGAGATAGCCGAAGAAAAGTTCAATGAGGTCGCGGTGATTGAGAAGGATTTAGTGAAATTGTCCTGTAAGAGGATTCAGAAGTTGCCCTTGGCCATTCAGCGAAGAGTGCTTCGGAGAGGAATACAGTTGGTGAAGGGAAATTTGCGGGGTATAGAATTCAAACATTTGGAGGGGATATTGGGATACGTCTCCGGGAAGTTGCCACATCTGCAAATGGATCTCCCAGGGAGGCTCGTCGCCTTGAGCGAATACGATGCACTCATCATAACTCTCAAGGAGAAGTTGAAAGTCCCCAAGGTCCCAAGAGTTTTGCTGAACATTCCGGGCGTAATTGATATCCCCAGCCTGGGAATCCGAATAAGGGCTGAATTTAAGGATGCAAAGGGTGAAATAATTCTGAAGGAGGACAAAAAGGCTTATCTCGATGCCGACAAACTTAAACCCCCTCTCATCTTGCGCACTCGAATACCGGGTGATAGTTTTAGACCCTTGGGTATGGAGGGCGAAAAGAAATTGCAAGATTTCTTCGTGGATGAGAAGGTTCCACGCAGACTCAGGGATAGGATTCCCATCCTTCAAGGGAAAGACCACATCCTTTGGGTGATCGGGTATAGAATTGATGATAGGGCTAAAGTTAACAGGGGCACTAAGACGATCTTAAAGCTAGAAGTTGAAGACTTAGAATAA
- a CDS encoding N-acetylmuramoyl-L-alanine amidase: MKRVLNFVIIFLFLFSVLSIPATPNANKRESIEEANNLVSAITGFFEEKFSQVSETIESIVRNKLDTEAGGSKTLPGEVAGKCVCIDPGHQARGNLNLEPIAPRSSRMKEKCKGGARGVSSGVPEYRITLQIAFKLKNLLGRSGVVVVMTRETDNVNISNIERATIANRVGADLFVRIHCNGSNDPSVSGITTFYPARNQWTESIYLESLRSAGLVQRELVKSCNCRNNGIVPRSDFTGFNWSKVPVILVEAGFLTNPEEDRLLNSEEYQWKVAEGIHYGVVRYFTGEH; this comes from the coding sequence ATGAAAAGAGTTCTGAATTTCGTCATCATATTTCTATTCCTCTTCAGCGTCCTCTCCATCCCTGCCACACCCAATGCAAATAAGCGAGAGAGTATCGAAGAGGCAAATAATTTAGTTTCGGCAATAACGGGATTTTTTGAGGAAAAATTTTCTCAGGTTTCCGAGACCATAGAATCCATTGTGAGAAATAAATTGGATACCGAGGCTGGTGGTTCCAAAACCCTTCCCGGCGAGGTGGCGGGAAAGTGCGTCTGCATCGACCCAGGGCATCAAGCTCGTGGGAATTTGAACCTTGAGCCCATCGCTCCACGTTCCTCGCGAATGAAGGAAAAATGTAAGGGAGGCGCCAGGGGGGTATCATCCGGCGTTCCCGAATACAGAATAACTCTGCAGATAGCATTCAAATTAAAAAATCTATTGGGAAGGTCAGGTGTTGTCGTGGTCATGACCAGGGAAACCGATAATGTCAATATAAGCAACATTGAACGAGCAACCATTGCAAATAGGGTCGGCGCTGACCTCTTCGTTCGCATACATTGTAATGGTAGCAATGATCCATCAGTTAGCGGTATCACCACCTTTTATCCGGCGAGGAACCAATGGACGGAATCCATTTACCTTGAAAGCCTTCGATCTGCAGGGTTGGTGCAACGAGAACTCGTCAAATCCTGCAATTGCCGGAATAACGGGATCGTGCCACGCAGCGATTTCACCGGTTTCAATTGGTCAAAGGTCCCTGTGATCCTTGTGGAGGCGGGTTTCTTAACCAATCCCGAAGAGGATAGGTTGCTCAATAGCGAAGAATACCAGTGGAAGGTAGCAGAAGGGATTCACTATGGCGTCGTGCGGTATTTTACAGGAGAACATTGA
- a CDS encoding SCP2 sterol-binding domain-containing protein has product MLYKLGELFLKAIIVLTHKNIHLKERLIPLNGKIFALKLTEFQRPYIFNIEEGSIRGPLPRDLTRNYQPDVIFTGSLKVFMGLFLGRIDPDAAFFRRRITVEGSLTMALTLKNIFDDLVVI; this is encoded by the coding sequence ATGCTCTACAAGTTAGGGGAGTTATTTTTGAAGGCGATCATAGTCTTGACTCACAAAAATATCCATCTGAAGGAAAGATTGATCCCTTTGAATGGAAAAATCTTTGCCCTTAAATTAACAGAATTCCAAAGACCTTACATCTTTAACATTGAAGAGGGCTCAATTAGAGGACCACTTCCACGAGATTTAACTCGCAATTACCAGCCAGATGTAATCTTTACCGGGTCATTGAAGGTTTTTATGGGGCTCTTTTTGGGCCGAATCGATCCTGACGCTGCTTTCTTCCGGAGGAGAATAACCGTGGAGGGCTCGCTTACAATGGCCTTGACCCTGAAAAATATCTTTGATGACCTCGTGGTCATCTGA
- a CDS encoding U32 family peptidase → MEIAIGPLPTNWGKEKILDYYRKVAAHPAINRAYVGEIACTKRDILDPELFIEIQDSLKKAGKEVILSTLVLPTNEEDLNKSRALMAKAHEIEVNNMGIFNVWLKEFREKSLTLGPFFNVYNPQSARFLLKYKIRRILFPVDISMNTMEKMCQEIDIPFEVVVYGNFPIAFSWRCYTARAFGKLRRDCGFKCYEVKNLPQATLEDEPLFIMNGPAVYNAKTYCLISHLKRFQGMGVAGIRIETIPENVVGIADIFKAVIDGEISPTQAEKKLASLSAYRLDTCYFTGREKRLICSTS, encoded by the coding sequence ATGGAAATAGCCATAGGTCCGCTTCCCACCAATTGGGGCAAAGAGAAAATTTTGGATTACTATCGAAAAGTCGCTGCTCATCCCGCTATAAATAGGGCATATGTTGGGGAAATCGCTTGCACAAAAAGGGACATACTTGATCCAGAACTTTTCATCGAGATTCAAGATTCATTGAAAAAAGCGGGCAAAGAGGTCATTCTATCCACTCTTGTTTTGCCCACCAATGAAGAGGATCTGAATAAAAGCCGTGCATTGATGGCAAAAGCTCACGAGATAGAGGTTAATAACATGGGCATCTTTAATGTCTGGCTAAAAGAATTTAGAGAGAAATCTTTGACGCTGGGTCCCTTCTTCAATGTTTATAATCCTCAGTCGGCGAGGTTTCTGTTGAAATACAAAATTCGTCGAATACTTTTCCCCGTGGACATATCCATGAATACCATGGAGAAAATGTGTCAGGAGATCGATATCCCTTTCGAAGTGGTCGTTTATGGTAACTTTCCTATAGCCTTCTCTTGGCGATGCTATACGGCTAGGGCATTTGGAAAGCTAAGGAGGGACTGTGGGTTCAAATGCTACGAGGTGAAGAATCTTCCCCAAGCCACTTTGGAAGATGAACCATTGTTCATAATGAATGGACCGGCAGTTTACAATGCCAAGACCTATTGCCTCATCTCTCATCTTAAGAGATTTCAGGGAATGGGGGTTGCGGGTATAAGAATCGAGACTATCCCGGAGAATGTCGTGGGGATTGCTGATATCTTCAAGGCAGTGATCGATGGAGAGATATCGCCGACTCAAGCCGAGAAGAAATTGGCTTCACTCTCAGCATATAGATTGGACACTTGCTATTTTACGGGGAGGGAAAAGCGCTTAATATGCTCTACAAGTTAG
- a CDS encoding peptidase U32 family protein, which produces MEITKKVELRMPAGTLAGLKEAVENGADAVYVGFRAPTNARNFPGLNFSLEELKKGIEFAHRRGKKIYVTVNTYPQIGELDDCYKCVQAAYSVGADAIIVSDLSALEFVRNNFPNFPIHLSVLASACNAQAIEFYEREFGIKSVTLPRVMHLDEIRELRALTSVELEIFAYGVLCINCEGRCYLSPYLTGVSNNTYGMCSPSDFVVFNWKNNRLEIRLNGHLLNVLEPEEVFSYPTPCKSKYCNLLLNSVGYPMQFPMPLNILPILPDVIRSGVDALKIEGRQRSRCYVRTTGRIFRRAIDAYYAHPDSFTVREVWLKRLSSLFGSAEIIIGCYAEK; this is translated from the coding sequence ATGGAAATAACGAAAAAAGTTGAGCTCAGAATGCCAGCAGGAACTCTCGCCGGTCTCAAAGAAGCGGTGGAAAATGGCGCCGATGCGGTTTATGTCGGCTTCAGAGCCCCCACAAATGCCCGAAATTTTCCGGGTTTAAATTTTTCCCTAGAGGAGCTAAAGAAGGGTATTGAATTTGCTCATCGAAGGGGAAAGAAGATTTATGTTACGGTAAACACCTATCCTCAAATAGGCGAACTTGATGATTGTTATAAGTGTGTACAGGCTGCTTACTCCGTTGGAGCCGATGCCATAATCGTCAGCGACCTCAGCGCATTGGAGTTTGTGAGGAACAACTTCCCAAATTTTCCCATTCATTTGAGTGTCCTGGCTTCGGCCTGCAATGCTCAAGCCATCGAATTTTACGAGAGGGAGTTTGGCATAAAGAGCGTCACCCTTCCCAGGGTTATGCATCTCGATGAGATCAGGGAACTCAGGGCATTGACATCCGTCGAATTGGAGATATTTGCCTATGGTGTATTGTGCATAAATTGTGAAGGTAGATGCTATCTTTCCCCGTATCTCACTGGTGTCTCCAATAATACCTATGGGATGTGCTCCCCCTCAGATTTTGTCGTATTCAATTGGAAGAATAATAGACTGGAGATAAGATTGAATGGTCATCTGTTGAACGTGCTCGAACCGGAGGAAGTTTTCTCTTATCCAACACCTTGTAAGAGCAAATATTGTAATCTTCTCTTAAATAGTGTGGGGTATCCGATGCAATTCCCCATGCCTCTCAATATTCTGCCCATCCTCCCCGATGTCATAAGGAGTGGAGTCGATGCCTTAAAGATTGAAGGAAGGCAAAGATCCCGATGCTATGTGAGAACAACGGGTCGAATTTTTAGACGAGCAATCGACGCTTACTATGCCCATCCCGATTCTTTTACCGTTCGTGAAGTATGGCTGAAGCGGCTCTCGTCTCTTTTCGGAAGCGCGGAAATCATAATCGGTTGTTATGCGGAGAAGTGA
- a CDS encoding ATP-binding protein encodes MAHKKINEDISQLQNLIKNEKAQITKDIQEKIDQVLHDICIDLETCKRKISRNELREAKDELCHVKKTMSTCILEVRKIIYQLRLRANGCSSSSGGTDRKLSIVERLMGNESLKIAEVLHDTTLQKLATLLVGVQLCERLLSKDIRKVRMQIANLRNLALDTRREVAKFPLERDITEENFLLISALKEHLITFQNISNITVELRIKGKEDGISQKVKINLFKIIKEALTNIEKHAKANRVEIDLNMAGDRILATVADNGRGFDLTASVAKSRISGHLGLTWMDEKVRALEGTLTINTNPGKGTRIMVDIPNSRVS; translated from the coding sequence ATGGCGCATAAAAAAATCAATGAAGATATTTCACAGCTGCAAAATTTGATTAAGAATGAAAAAGCACAAATCACCAAAGATATCCAAGAGAAAATCGATCAAGTATTACATGATATTTGTATTGACCTGGAAACTTGCAAAAGAAAAATATCTAGAAATGAGCTTCGGGAAGCAAAAGATGAGCTTTGCCACGTAAAGAAAACCATGTCTACATGCATTTTGGAAGTCCGCAAAATCATATATCAGCTGAGATTAAGAGCTAACGGATGCTCTAGTTCGTCAGGAGGTACAGATAGAAAATTATCGATTGTCGAAAGATTGATGGGGAATGAGAGTCTCAAAATCGCTGAGGTATTACACGATACCACCCTACAAAAGCTTGCCACTCTCCTGGTTGGGGTGCAACTTTGTGAAAGACTTTTGTCCAAAGATATTCGCAAGGTGAGAATGCAAATCGCCAATCTTAGAAATCTAGCTCTGGATACTCGCCGGGAAGTAGCAAAATTTCCCCTCGAACGGGACATCACAGAAGAAAATTTTCTCCTCATATCCGCATTGAAGGAACATCTAATAACCTTTCAAAACATTTCAAACATAACAGTTGAACTGCGCATCAAAGGAAAAGAGGATGGAATCTCCCAAAAAGTCAAAATCAATCTGTTTAAAATAATCAAAGAAGCCTTGACCAATATAGAAAAGCATGCCAAGGCAAATAGGGTGGAAATAGATTTAAATATGGCTGGTGATCGAATATTAGCCACCGTTGCCGATAACGGCAGAGGATTCGATTTAACTGCGAGTGTCGCCAAATCGAGAATATCTGGACATTTGGGTCTTACATGGATGGATGAGAAAGTTAGAGCCTTGGAGGGCACCCTCACCATCAATACCAATCCCGGGAAGGGCACAAGGATAATGGTGGACATTCCGAATTCGCGGGTATCTTAA
- a CDS encoding response regulator transcription factor: MRGLKILIVDDHNLFRKGLRKILELEKDIGIIEEAANASEAVQKSKEICPDVVLMDITMPETDGIEATRLIKTVSPTSDIIILSMHDDDHYLFGAIKAGARGYVLKEATVEELVESIKATVKGESPLNPILARRILDEFANSQKAEIVQGDFDKLTQREKEILKFVAGGKKNEEIAKKLFISEKTVKNHLSNTSTNYIVMIELKPY; the protein is encoded by the coding sequence ATGAGGGGACTGAAAATCTTAATAGTAGACGATCATAACCTCTTTCGTAAGGGATTACGAAAGATCCTTGAATTGGAAAAGGATATAGGCATCATTGAGGAAGCAGCAAATGCTTCTGAAGCCGTTCAAAAGTCCAAGGAAATATGTCCCGATGTGGTATTGATGGATATAACCATGCCCGAGACGGATGGCATAGAGGCAACGAGACTTATAAAAACAGTTTCCCCCACAAGTGATATAATTATCCTCTCCATGCACGATGATGATCACTACCTCTTTGGAGCAATTAAAGCGGGAGCTAGAGGTTATGTACTTAAAGAAGCAACCGTTGAAGAGCTTGTGGAAAGCATTAAAGCCACAGTAAAGGGAGAAAGCCCGCTTAATCCCATATTAGCTCGCCGAATTTTGGACGAATTCGCCAACTCGCAGAAAGCTGAGATTGTACAGGGCGATTTTGATAAGCTGACTCAAAGGGAAAAGGAGATTTTAAAATTTGTAGCCGGGGGCAAGAAAAATGAAGAGATAGCAAAAAAGCTATTCATAAGCGAAAAGACGGTCAAGAATCACCTTTCAAATACTTCCACAAACTACATTGTAATGATCGAACTCAAGCCGTATTAG